Genomic window (Salvelinus namaycush isolate Seneca chromosome 10, SaNama_1.0, whole genome shotgun sequence):
atctgccacgctgatcctcaacactggagccccccaggggtgcgtgctcagtcccctcctgtactccctgtttacccacgactgcatggccaggcacaactccatcattaagtttgcagatgacacaacagtggtaggcctgatcaccgacaatggcATCccacccatgctagattacggagacgtaatttatagatcggcaggtagggtgctctcgagcagctagatgttctttaccattcggccaccAGATTTGctaccaatgctccttataggacacatcattgGACTctgtactcctctgtaaactggtcatctctgcatacccgtcgcaagacccacttgttgatgcttatttataaaaccctcttaggcatcactcccccctatctgagatacctactggaGTCCTCATCCTCCatatacaacacctgttctgccagtcccattctgttaaaggtccccaaagcacacacatccctgggtccctcctcttttcagttcgctgcagctagagaATGGAACGAgctgttgtctctaccttcttgccctttgcgctgttgtctgtgcccaataatgtttgcacCCTggtttgtgctgctgccatgttgtgttgctaccatgttgttgtcatgttgtgttgctaccatgctgtgttttcatgtgttgctgccatgctatgttgttgtcttaggtctctctttatgtaatgGTGTGGTGTCTCTTTTGCCGTGATGTGTGTTTGGtcctatatgtacagtatatattttttaatcccagcccccatccccgcaggaagccttttgccttttggtaggtcgtcattgtaaataataatttgttcttaactgactttcctagttaaataaatttaGAAAAATACAGTCATGTAAAATacggttcatataaggaaatcagtcaattgaaataaataaattaggccctaatctatggattttacatgactgggaattcagatatgcatctgtaggtcacagataccttaaaaagggtaggggagtggatcagaaaaccagtcagtatctggtgcgaccaccatttgcctaatgcagcgtgacacatctccttcgcctagagttgatcaggctgttgattgtggcctgtgaaatgttgtctCATTCCACTTCAATGGCTGtctgaagttgctggatattggcgggaactggagcacgctgtcgtacacgtcgatccagagcatcccaaaaatgctcaatgggtgacatttcTGGTCTGGTGAATacacaggccatggaagaactgggacattttcagcttccaggaattgtgtatagatccttgcaacatggggtcatgtattatcatgctgaaacatgaggtgatggaggtgtatgaatggcatgacaatgggcctcaggatctcgtcacggtatctctgtgcattcaaattgccatcgataaaatgtaattgtgttcattgtccgtagtttatgcctgcccataccataaccccaacgccaccatggggcactctgttcacaaagttgacatcCGCAAactgtgaggccggttgaacatacagccaaattctcttaaacgacgttggaggcggcatacggtagagaaattaacatgaaattatctggcaacagctctagtggacattcctgcagtcagcatgccaattgcacactccctcaaaagtTAAAACATCTGTGGtaatgtgttgtgtgacaaaactgcacattataGAGTGGCctgttattgtccccagcacaaggttcacctgtgtaatgttcatgctgtttaatcagcttcttgatatgccacacctgtcaggtggatggattatcttggcatacCAGATATGCTCACTaccatttgagagaaataagctattGGTGCatattctgggatcttttatttcagatcaCGAAACATGGATCAACACTTTAggtgttgagtttatatttttgtgtgTTCAGTCTACATGCCATTCCACATTTATTTTGGGTTATAATGGTCATATAATGGTGAATATATGTTCATTCATACCATTGTTatcaatcaactgcattacactCTAAATAATTCTAATTCAGATGCTAATCTGGTTGACgacactagctagctaaattggctAGCTAACCAAACCATTATGATGGTTATCTAGCATACTAGCTAGCCCGACTGCTACATCAGCAATAACAGGCGAGTGTAATCTTAACGAATGCCTTAAACAGCAGTCCAAaactacatatatatatatattatgaaaTGCACAGGCAAATGCAAATCACTGTGGAATCCGTCTAGCTAGCTGATTACACTTCTGCTCCTTGTTATATCTGTGCAGTGGTTTTCCCAGACCTGGCATTCACAAAAGTACAGTTGCGCGCGCACGCTCAGTGCAAACCCGAAAAAAGTCCCAGCACAACAGAACATTTACATCTGGTGCAGAGATCACCATATTTTAGCACGGGGGAAAGTAATATAATTGGTTTGTCGATAGGCTTGATGTGTTTATTTTGTTATGCCTTTGACCTACTGCTACATTAGAAAATGGCGGAGTCGGATGGTGGGGATTTCGCCTCGAATCGTCCGCAGAACAGGTGAGGATGACACTCGTGGTGAAATCAATATGGGAAAACTGTATGTAGACCAAAAGGCAGACAGAGGTAAATGGGCATGTGATAGGCCTACATGGCATCCAGGAGAACATACCGGGTAAGGaattaaaacatttataaatgtGAAACATTGGGCGAGAGGACATTCGGGTGGATTTTCAAGAAATTCCCGAGGATACTGGCCTTTTTTGTTTTTGCATGAATTGTCATATCTTTGCAGATTGATTCATTTATTGTACATTGTATCCATGGTAGGCTACATTCTAGGCTAAATATTGCCAATGATAAGGTATGAGTAAGAAAGAATGTTAGGCTACCTGTTTGGAATTCTGTCGTAACATTGTTACGTTCATAGTTACAGACCCCGTTCCAGGATAAAGGGATTTAAGGGGGCAGTTGAATTCGGCGAAGGgctatatttttgggggggttctTGTATTGGAATTATATCGAATTCTGCTTATATTACGTTACACCACAATAAACATAAAGTTCAAATGCAGAGACTCCGAGATCATTGAGTGCTTTTAAAGTGACAGGTTGGCGCAAAATCTGTAACCTATATCCGCTGCGCATATCAGCATAAAATATGGGCCTTTTAGCAGTCGTAAGGACAAATATTCAGCAGGTAGAGGTGCAAATTAGTGTTGGGGTTATTTACACAGCGCTGGTGTTTCAAAGGTGACGGTGATATttacaaatatataaaaatgtcaGCATGCAAAATAAAAAGCCTCTTATCAGGCAAAACCTGTCTTAACCAGTAAAGCACAGGTTTGGATACATTCTCCGCTTGAGTTACCCAAAAGTGAACTATTCTTGGCGCGCAGGCCAGGTATATCTATGCACACTAAAGTGCGCGCATTTACACCATTAAACATGACGGAGAAACATGTTCTCCAAACAAAGACAATTAAGAAATTGACAGTTATCTGGTACACGCAATTAAATAAATCACAAGCGTTGTGCAGTTTGTGAGCTCTCCAAACAACTTTTCCACTTGGAGAATGAGAATGGTATTAGGCTACATTTAATTAATTACACACATTTCTGTAACCAAACATTCTAAATTAATGGGGGACTATGTTGTGATTAACAGTAACTTCACtgatgaatatactgtatatttcatgGGGCATTGATAAACATTGACAAACAATGAAATCGAACGTTCAGCTGTCCACTAACCTTTTGGCGCATGGACCTTTTTTGATGCAGGTAAGGGAGAATTCTCTCCAGAACGATGCACAGTGGACACTGGGGTTGTCTCCAGACTTCCATGTCACACCCAGGAACATTTTGCGGTGCGGTCATTTTCTCTCCAAGCCCGGGGAAAGGGTCAGAGCACACCCTTTCCTCTCCAGGTTGCGGAGAGAGCTCGTCATAATCGGTGTCAGTCAATGTCCGGATGAAAACCTCATACACCCCATCACAGGGCAGACACTCCTGCAGAGCGCCCCCCATAGGAACAGCAGAGGAGCAGGAAGGAGACAGACAGGCCTCCAACACTGCATCCTCAACAGGGCCTGACTGGTAACCTTGACCCCGCCCTTGTAAATCAAATATTACAGGCAGAGGCGTATCACGTTATTCACTTAGCctatcacagagatgagaagtgtTTTTCCCACTTTCTATGGAAACCCAAAGGATTCACACCTAACTGCCCCcgtggctttccatagcccccctacacactCCACGGTGCACTCTGCCCATTGTGCTGACGCAGCGAGATACCCATTTTTTTATGTGccaacctgtcactcaatcaTCTGAACTTTTTAGCTATTTTTATATAGGCACATACAACTAAAACTGAAGGGGCACAAGTTTAAACTGAGGGGGCTAAGCCCCCTTTAGCCCCCTCATGCATCTGGATAAGCAAATTTCCTCTAGCAGATGCACCACCGCAACACATTGCAAAGTCCCTATTTCTTCAGCATCAAATGAAAAATGTTATGGCCTGCTGAAATTAATCCGCCACTTATTGATGATAATGTAGCCTATAGCTAGTTTTTAGTTTTACTTTTctttttaaaaaaaaagtaaaaatatataACTTTTCAGTTGTGTCTTGTCAACCAAACCCAATCAAGAATTTGTCTCAAAACAGCCAAGCAGTCATAATTATTTGATTTCATTAGGTTTAATTGATAGCCTTCTGCCAGTTACCAGAGGCACAGTCAGTCATACTGTAAGTCACCACAATAATTGACACACCACTTCCCGCATGTAAGCTATATATTGGATAAATATGTAGGCAACTTCATTCTATTTAACAAAATATAATGTTTCAACATAAATTGTGAGGTACAGTTATAATTTCCCCCCAGGTATCATAGATAGGCAGCCTATACTACTATTATCCATTAAGAAGGTCATATCCTCACTCAATATCTAGTGAGATTAAATTGTCCTGAAAGTGGTGAACAATTCAAGATATTCTCTAGTGTTTAAGGGATATATATCACCATTAACACAGGCTTTGTTCTCTGAATACAAAAGAAGGCATTTCTTCATATGAAGCAGCTGAATAATTCAAAAGAAAAGGGAGTTGAGATGAGGGTGATGATGCAGCTGCTGGGAAAACGGATGGACAAAGTGCAGGAGAGCAAGAGCTCAGCACTGTCACTGATGCTACAACAGGATCAGTAAACTCTGACAAGCATCCTAGAAGCTTAATTGGCAGAAGATACGTGgaaatactttaaaaaataacTTATTCTGATAAACTGATAGTGATAGGCCTTTTCTCTTCCAGTATGGCTAACCAGAATAGCACCCTGCGTTGCACGTTCTCAGCCCCAAGCCATAGCGCCACTCTCCTGCAGGGCTTGTCGGTCCTGCGAGTCCAGGGGCAGCTCCTGGATGTGGTGCTGGCCATCAATGAGGAGCGCTTCCAGGTTCACAAGGCAGTGCTGGCCTCCTGCAGTGACTACTTCAGGTGAGACTGACGCTGTGTCTCCAAAATGGCTTCTGCTACTCGTCTCCTTTCCTTTCATCTGCACTGATTTGAGAGAACTAGACACTGGATGTATTCTCTGACTATAGTGATACACTGACCGGTAAAAAGAGACCCAGGTAAAGAGACGTACAAATCAAATCATTATACAGATGTAGAGGTGAAGGGAAGAGTGTGATTGTGTTGGTGAATTTGGCTTTGGTGTGAAATAATGATACATCAAAAGCTGAGTCAGATGAGAGGCATagtggagagaagggaagaggaatTGGTACAATATGTGGAACTGATAGGGAGGGATATAATAACATTACAGGTGTACAATGTGCAATGTGAATATGTTTAAATGAATAATCTGATGTTCTTGTCCTGATGTTGCATGGCAAGTAGGGGAGTGGTTCTGTGTCTAATTTACCTCAGATTAATATGTTGTTTAGAATGGGGGGAAATCAATAAAACAAGTTTAACATAAAGACAGTTATTTAAATGGCTTTCTCACTTACCTTGCAGAGCCATGTTCACCGGAGGCATGAGGGAGTCAAACAAGGACACCATTGAGCTGAAAGGCTTGTCTGCCCGCGGCCTGAAACACATAATTGACTTTGCTTACAGCGCAGACGTCACACTTGACCTGGACTGCATTCAGGATGTACTGGGAGCAGCTGTCTTTCTCCAGATGGTCCCAGTCGTGGAGCTCTGTGAGGAGTTCCTCAAGTCAGCCATGAGCGTAGAGACCTGCCTGAACATTGGCCAGATGGCCACCACCTTCAACCTGTCCTCCCTCAAGGAGTCTGTGGACACCTTTACCTTCCGCCACTTCCTGCAGATCGCTGAGGAGGAGGACTTCCTGCACATTCCCATGGAGCGCCTGGTCTTCTTCCTGCAGAGCAACAAGCTGAAGAACTGCAGCGAGATCGACCTGTTCCACGCTGCCATCCGCTGGCTGCAGCACGACGAGGCCCGCCGGGCCGGAGCCAACAAAGTGCTCTGCCACGTACGATTCCCCCTCATGCGCTCCTCGGAGCTGGTGGACAGCGTGCAGACGGTGGACATCATGGTAGAGGACGTGCTGTGCAGGCAGTACCTCCTGGAGGCCTTCAACTTCCAGATCCTCCCCTTTCGTCAGCACGAGATGCAGTCCCCTCGGACCATGATCCGCTCCGAAGTAGTTTCGCTCATTACCTTTGGTGGGACACCCTACACTGACAATGACCGTACTGTGAGCAGTAAGGTGTTCTATCTTCCAGACATTGCAGCGCGTCAGTTCAAGGAACTAACGGAGGCGGAGACAGGTTCCAGCCACGCCTGTGTATCGGTGCTGGACAACTTTGTTTACGTAG
Coding sequences:
- the LOC120054685 gene encoding kelch-like protein 26 is translated as MAESDGGDFASNRPQNSMANQNSTLRCTFSAPSHSATLLQGLSVLRVQGQLLDVVLAINEERFQVHKAVLASCSDYFRAMFTGGMRESNKDTIELKGLSARGLKHIIDFAYSADVTLDLDCIQDVLGAAVFLQMVPVVELCEEFLKSAMSVETCLNIGQMATTFNLSSLKESVDTFTFRHFLQIAEEEDFLHIPMERLVFFLQSNKLKNCSEIDLFHAAIRWLQHDEARRAGANKVLCHVRFPLMRSSELVDSVQTVDIMVEDVLCRQYLLEAFNFQILPFRQHEMQSPRTMIRSEVVSLITFGGTPYTDNDRTVSSKVFYLPDIAARQFKELTEAETGSSHACVSVLDNFVYVVGGQHLQYRSGEGAVNICFRYDPHLSQWLRIQPMQEGRIQFQLNVLQGQLYATGGRNRSGSLSSVECYCPKKNEWTYVEPLKRRIWGHAGTPCGDKLYISGGYGVSVDDKKALHCYDPTSDQWDFKSPMNEPRVLHAMITAKDRVYCLGGRMDHVDRCFDVLVVEYYIPENDQWTTVSPMRAGQSEAGCCLLDKNIYIVGGYNWHLNNVTSIVQVYNTEADEWERDLHFPESFAGIACTPIILPQTTTQR